A DNA window from Rhineura floridana isolate rRhiFlo1 chromosome 11, rRhiFlo1.hap2, whole genome shotgun sequence contains the following coding sequences:
- the KDM6B gene encoding lysine-specific demethylase 6B isoform X3 translates to MQLANSGSSTVSKAHRIELRWMHRTVEQLGGRAGRDPFSLGSLGCSGAWSSCHSRPWLPGGRNLAPRPLHGKLEAIHGCVQALLRDQGQPQLWEQLGEIYESEQDCEEAMRCYQNATRYQRDYGSYGEIHARIGRLQQAQLWNYHSGPSHHRPKALPPLQQVWNLLHLEKRNFSAKRNPQLKRPGPPLEPPVVQPMPPVQHPPHPGHGEEMPTPMKRRRSTSPDQNGNGVCQHLPGLGISGNPHYQLPKLGLWNPLHGDSWGQERKNVAAPERQEQRNSVAHPFPYPSPAYGSHPPPHRLPAMAPSPRTPPAHRPSLDSHGCLARPNGSDLRDSRAPRVRPDSTATPATVACVPYAPRPTPGGPSTTTITSKTTSRGQSNPDSLASDHYQTPALEPPSLAQENSGRKPPLLPPPRPSLAPRNLPCSRMPPPLAIIRGPPPVVARPPAAPQCPPPPLPPPPPPPPPPPPPPLSWLKGSAFSSKAGEGEASGDPLGDILFGCREPPQGQPSPLGACDSGHSFQDSSTSSQNRPFSHPGEGAEEKPSPQRSTSPEPSPASEFWLSENSSQDEKGSGGTRALAPSPTITSGTFRSAESPPQPPVLPPPPPQLPRASYPKTPDPSAVPSAVEAAADRLFGFASPQLEDQFEEPPEFSKILPDGLANIMKMLDESILREEEEREESFPPPPPPAPLLPSPPPLARPKPPTPSTASFDYTKPPGQDPPEPPCLYRYGKRDGEERPPASTVAGASKFPQHSTASLLKSLADVLEGQKHSHRPKPLTPPGAKSVPPAGASQGAAPHFSTSSQGWVGGAGTMGGRAATPPPPPTPRPIKTESEVLEEISRACETLVERAEREKSPPPPATPPPPPPPPPLSAPTPPPPPALAPAPRPKDESRKRDREHRRHRRSSKDGSRRHREGKAHKEKNRQILGSLDVQSSESQARENGAKPPPPPLPPPPAVPQPERRLPIKKEEGAVSTGSTVVCSADLLKLRSFTEGPPKELKIRLIKVESGDKETFIASEVEERRIPLSELTINHSATEVVRASKHAKVKGKFKESYLLASHSVKPQINMGEKLPRDKLNPPTPSIYLESKRDAFSPVLLQFCTDPKNPITVIRGLAGSLRLNLGLFSTKTLVEASGEHAVEVRTQVQQPSDENWDLSGTKQIWPCESSRSHTTIAKYAQYQAASFQESLQEDKETDDEETDEPDSTTETPPSNPDQKPHQIIKFGTNIDLSDAKRWKPQLQELLKLPAFMRVTSTGNMLSHVGHTILGMNTVQLYMKVPGSRTPGHQENNNFCSVNINIGPGDCEWFAVHEHYWQSISAFCDRHGVDYLTGSWWPILEDLYQSNIPVYRFIQRPGDLVWINAGTVHWVQATGWCNNIAWNVGPLTAYQYQLALERYEWNEVKNVKSIVPMIHVSWNVARTVKISDPDLYKMIKYCLMQSIKHCQVQRESLVCSGKKIAYQGRVKDEPAYYCNECDVEVFNILFVTSENGGKNTYLVHCEACARKRSSSLHGVVVLEQYKTEELIHIYDSFTLAAPTSSR, encoded by the exons atgcaactggccaactctggttcatcgactgtgtccaaGGCGCacaggatcgagctcc gCTGGATGCATCGCACAGTGGAGCAGTTAGGGGGCCGTGCTGGACGGGACCCCTTTTCTCTCGGCAGCCTGGGCTGCAGCGGAGCATGGAGTTCGTGCCATTCCCGCCCATGGCTCCCGGGTGGCAG GAATCTGGCCCCACGCCCCCTGCATGGGAAGCTGGAGGCCATCCATGGCTGTGTGCAGGCCCTGCTGCGGGATCAGGGGCAGCCCCAGCTCTGGGAACAGCTGGGCGAGATCTACGAGTCGGAGCAGGATTGCGAGGAAGCCATGCGCTGCTATCAGAACGCCACCCGGTACCAGCGTGACTACGGCAGCTATGGAGAGATCCACGCCCGGATTGGACGCCTGCAGCAG GCTCAGCTGTGGAACTATCATTCAGGGCCATCTCATCACCGGCCAAAAGCATTGCCCCCACTGCAGCAAGTCTGGAACCTCCTGCACCTTGAG AAGAGGAACTTCTCTGCCAAGCGCAACCCCCAGCTGAAGAGGCCTGGCCCACCTCTGGAGCCGCCTGTCGTCCAGCCCATGCCGCCAGTCCAGCACCCGCCACACCCGGGGCACGGCGAAGAGATGCCCACCCCCATGAAGAGGCGGAGGAGCACCAGTCCTGACCAG AATGGTAACGGGGTATGCCAGCATCTTCCTGGGCTGGGTATCTCTGGCAACCCCCACTACCAGCTGCCAAAACTGGGATTATGGAATCCCCTCCATGGAGACTCGTGGGGACAGGAACGCAAGAATGTGGCTGCCCCAGAGAGACAA GAGCAGAGGAACTCAGTGGCTCACCCCTTCCCGTATCCGTCTCCCGCCTATGGCTCGCATCCACCCCCGCACCGCCTGCCGGCCATGGCTCCCAGCCCCCGCACCCCGCCAGCACACCGGCCCTCCCTTGACAGCCATGGCTGCCTGGCCCGGCCCAACGGAAGTGACCTTAGAGACAGCAGAGCCCCCCGGGTGCGTCCAGACTCCACCGCCACACCAGCAACTGTTGCCTGCGTGCCTTACGCCCCGCGCCCAACCCCGGGAgggccctccaccaccaccatcaccagcaAGACCACCTCGCGGGGGCAATCAAACCCTGACAGCCTT GCTTCCGACCATTACCAGACGCCGGCATTGGAGCCACCCAGTCTGGCCCAGGAGAACAGTGGGCGCAAACCACCCTTGCTGCCACCGCCCCGGCCAAGCCTTGCCCCCCGCAACCTGCCCTGTTCTCGCATGCCACCTCCTCTGGCCATCATCAGGGGGCCCCCACCAGTGGTTGCACGACCCCCCGCAGCCCCACAGTGCCCTCCCCCACCactgccgccaccgccgcctcctcctcctcctcccccaccgcCTCCATTGTCCTGGCTGAAGGGCTCAGCGttcagcagcaaagcaggagaaGGGGAAGCCAGCGGGGACCCTCTGGGTGATATTTTGTTTGGATGCAGGGAACCTCCTCAGGGGCAGCCTTCTCCTCTTGGGGCTTGTGACTCGGGGCACAGCTTCCAGGATTCCAGTACCAGCAGTCAGAACAGGCCCTTCTCTCATCCTGGAGAAGGGGCTGAGGAGAAACCGAGCCCCCAAAGATCAACCAGCCCCGAGCCCTCGCCAGCCTCTGAATTCTGGCTGTCGGAAAATAGTAGCCAGGACGAGAAGGGTTCCGGTGGCACCAGGGCCCTGGCCCCGAGCCCCACGATTACCTCAGGAACCTTCAGGTCTGCAGAGAGCCCCCCTCAGCCACCAGTGCTGCCCCCACCACCCCCGCAGCTGCCCCGGGCCTCCTATCCAAAGACGCCAGACCCATCAGCGGTACCCTCTGCTGTGGAGGCTGCAGCTGACCGCCTCTTCGGCTTTGCCAGCCCACAGCTGGAGGATCAGTTTGAGGAGCCCCCCGAGTTCTCCAAGATTCTGCCAGATGGCCTCGCGAATATCATGAAGATGTTGGACGAGTCGATCCTGCGCGAGGAGGAGGAGCGTGAAGAaagcttccctccacccccaccGCCCGCCCCACTCCTCCCTAGCCCCCCACCTTTGGCAAGGCCAAAACCACCAACCCCGTCCACCGCTTCGTTTGATTATACCAAGCCCCCTGGGCAGGATCCACCGGAGCCACCTTGCCTGTACCGTTACGGCAAGCGAGACGGGGAGGAGCGGCCACCGGCGTCTACCGTGGCGGGGGCAAGCAAGTTTCCCCAGCACAGCACGGCGTCTCTGTTGAAGTCTCTGGCTGACGTGCTCGAGGGGCAGAAACACTCCCATCGGCCAAAACCGCTGACTCCCCCAGGTGCTAAGAGTGTTCCTCCGGCAGGTGCCAGCCAGGGTGCTGCACCCCATTTCTCTACCTCAAGCCAAGGCTGGGTTGGAGGAGCAGGAACAATGGGGGGACGAGCAGCCACTCCTCCACCACCGCCCACGCCCCGGCCCATTAAGACGGAATCGGAGGTACTAGAAGAAATCAGCCGTGCGTGCGAGACGTTGGTGGAGCGAGCAGAGCGGGAGAAGAGTCCCCCTCCGCCTGCCACGCCACCTCCGCCAccacctccccctcctctttcagctcctacgccgccgccaccacctgcTCTGGCTCCAGCTCCACGCCCCAAGGATGAGTCCCGGAAACGGGATAGGGAGCACCGGCGCCACCGCCGATCCAGCAAGGACGGGTCACGGCGGCACCGGGAGGGCAAGGCCCACAAAGAGAAAAACCGGCAAATTCTGGGCAGCTTGGACGTGCAGAGCTCTGAGAGCCAGGCGCGGGAGAATGGGGCCAAGCCACCGCCGCCGCCCCTACCACCACCCCCTGCAGTCCCCCAGCCTGAGCGGCGGCTTCCCATCAAGAAAGAAGAAGGGGCCGTCAGCACCGGCTCCACCGTTGTGTGCTCGGCTGACCTCCTCAAGTTGCGCTCCTTCACGGAAGGGCCCCCAAAGGAGCTGAAGATCCGCCTGATCAAGGTGGAGAGCGGAGATAAGGAGACCTTCATCGCCTCTGAGGTAGAGGAGCGGCGCATTCCCTTGAGCGAACTCACCATCAACCATTCGGCCACGGAAGTAGTGCGGGCCAGCAA GCACGCCAAGGTGAAAGGGAAGTTCAAGGAATCTTACCTGTTGGCCAGCCACTCTGTCAAGCCTCAGATCAACATGGGCGAAAAGCTCCCGCGGGATAAACTCAACCCTCCGACCCCAAGCATATAC TTGGAGAGCAAGCGGGATGCTTTCTCTCCCGTCCTCCTCCAGTTCTGCACTGACCCCAAGAACCCCATAACCGTCATCCGGGGCTTGGCAGGATCACTGCGCCTAA acCTAGGCCTGTTCAGCACAAAGACATTGGTGGAGGCCAGCGGGGAGCACGCTGTGGAAGTCCGGACGCAAGTGCAGCAGCCCTCGGACGAAAATTGGGACCTGTCGGGGACAAAGCAAATTTGGCCATGTGAGAGCAGTCGTTCGCATACCACCATCGCCAAATACGCCCAGTACCAGGCGGCCTCCTTCCAGGAGTCTCTTCAG GAAGACAAGGAGACAGACGATGAGGAAACAGATGAGCCTGATAGCACCACGGAGACGCCCCCGAG caaccctgacCAGAAACCGCACCAGATTATCAAGTTTGGGACCAATATTGACCTCTCGGATGCCAAGCG GTGGAAACCACAGCTGCAGGAATTGCTGAAGCTGCCGGCTTTTATGCGGGTCACGTCAACGGGGAACATGCTGAGTCATGTGGGACACACTATCCTGGGCATGAATACCGTGCAGCTCTATATGAAAGTGCCCGGCAGCCGCACGCCAG GCCACCAGGAGAACAATAACTTCTGCTCCGTGAATATCAACATTGGGCCGGGTGACTGTGAATGGTTTGCTGTCCATGAGCATTATTGGCAGAGCATCAGTGCCTTCTGTGACAG GCATGGTGTGGACTACCTGACTGGCTCTTGGTGGCCCATCCTAGAAGACCTTTACCAGTCCAACATCCCTGTCTACCGCTTCATCCAGCGCCCTGGAGACCTTGTGTGGATTAACGCGGGGACAGTGCACTGGGTTCAAGCCACTGGGTGGTGCAATAACATCGCGTGGAATGTTGGCCCATTGACGG
- the KDM6B gene encoding lysine-specific demethylase 6B isoform X1: MQLANSGSSTVSKAHRIELRWMHRTVEQLGGRAGRDPFSLGSLGCSGAWSSCHSRPWLPGGRCSASVGQPQLPTHLPPNHGSNMGQHSKGYFPPGNLAPRPLHGKLEAIHGCVQALLRDQGQPQLWEQLGEIYESEQDCEEAMRCYQNATRYQRDYGSYGEIHARIGRLQQAQLWNYHSGPSHHRPKALPPLQQVWNLLHLEKRNFSAKRNPQLKRPGPPLEPPVVQPMPPVQHPPHPGHGEEMPTPMKRRRSTSPDQNGNGVCQHLPGLGISGNPHYQLPKLGLWNPLHGDSWGQERKNVAAPERQEQRNSVAHPFPYPSPAYGSHPPPHRLPAMAPSPRTPPAHRPSLDSHGCLARPNGSDLRDSRAPRVRPDSTATPATVACVPYAPRPTPGGPSTTTITSKTTSRGQSNPDSLASDHYQTPALEPPSLAQENSGRKPPLLPPPRPSLAPRNLPCSRMPPPLAIIRGPPPVVARPPAAPQCPPPPLPPPPPPPPPPPPPPLSWLKGSAFSSKAGEGEASGDPLGDILFGCREPPQGQPSPLGACDSGHSFQDSSTSSQNRPFSHPGEGAEEKPSPQRSTSPEPSPASEFWLSENSSQDEKGSGGTRALAPSPTITSGTFRSAESPPQPPVLPPPPPQLPRASYPKTPDPSAVPSAVEAAADRLFGFASPQLEDQFEEPPEFSKILPDGLANIMKMLDESILREEEEREESFPPPPPPAPLLPSPPPLARPKPPTPSTASFDYTKPPGQDPPEPPCLYRYGKRDGEERPPASTVAGASKFPQHSTASLLKSLADVLEGQKHSHRPKPLTPPGAKSVPPAGASQGAAPHFSTSSQGWVGGAGTMGGRAATPPPPPTPRPIKTESEVLEEISRACETLVERAEREKSPPPPATPPPPPPPPPLSAPTPPPPPALAPAPRPKDESRKRDREHRRHRRSSKDGSRRHREGKAHKEKNRQILGSLDVQSSESQARENGAKPPPPPLPPPPAVPQPERRLPIKKEEGAVSTGSTVVCSADLLKLRSFTEGPPKELKIRLIKVESGDKETFIASEVEERRIPLSELTINHSATEVVRASKHAKVKGKFKESYLLASHSVKPQINMGEKLPRDKLNPPTPSIYLESKRDAFSPVLLQFCTDPKNPITVIRGLAGSLRLNLGLFSTKTLVEASGEHAVEVRTQVQQPSDENWDLSGTKQIWPCESSRSHTTIAKYAQYQAASFQESLQEDKETDDEETDEPDSTTETPPSNPDQKPHQIIKFGTNIDLSDAKRWKPQLQELLKLPAFMRVTSTGNMLSHVGHTILGMNTVQLYMKVPGSRTPGHQENNNFCSVNINIGPGDCEWFAVHEHYWQSISAFCDRHGVDYLTGSWWPILEDLYQSNIPVYRFIQRPGDLVWINAGTVHWVQATGWCNNIAWNVGPLTAYQYQLALERYEWNEVKNVKSIVPMIHVSWNVARTVKISDPDLYKMIKYCLMQSIKHCQVQRESLVCSGKKIAYQGRVKDEPAYYCNECDVEVFNILFVTSENGGKNTYLVHCEACARKRSSSLHGVVVLEQYKTEELIHIYDSFTLAAPTSSR, encoded by the exons atgcaactggccaactctggttcatcgactgtgtccaaGGCGCacaggatcgagctcc gCTGGATGCATCGCACAGTGGAGCAGTTAGGGGGCCGTGCTGGACGGGACCCCTTTTCTCTCGGCAGCCTGGGCTGCAGCGGAGCATGGAGTTCGTGCCATTCCCGCCCATGGCTCCCGGGTGGCAG GTGCTCTGCCAGCGTCGGCCAGCCTCAGCTGCCCACGCACCTGCCCCCTAACCATGGCTCTAACATGGGGCAACACAGCAAGGGCTACTTCCCCCCAGG GAATCTGGCCCCACGCCCCCTGCATGGGAAGCTGGAGGCCATCCATGGCTGTGTGCAGGCCCTGCTGCGGGATCAGGGGCAGCCCCAGCTCTGGGAACAGCTGGGCGAGATCTACGAGTCGGAGCAGGATTGCGAGGAAGCCATGCGCTGCTATCAGAACGCCACCCGGTACCAGCGTGACTACGGCAGCTATGGAGAGATCCACGCCCGGATTGGACGCCTGCAGCAG GCTCAGCTGTGGAACTATCATTCAGGGCCATCTCATCACCGGCCAAAAGCATTGCCCCCACTGCAGCAAGTCTGGAACCTCCTGCACCTTGAG AAGAGGAACTTCTCTGCCAAGCGCAACCCCCAGCTGAAGAGGCCTGGCCCACCTCTGGAGCCGCCTGTCGTCCAGCCCATGCCGCCAGTCCAGCACCCGCCACACCCGGGGCACGGCGAAGAGATGCCCACCCCCATGAAGAGGCGGAGGAGCACCAGTCCTGACCAG AATGGTAACGGGGTATGCCAGCATCTTCCTGGGCTGGGTATCTCTGGCAACCCCCACTACCAGCTGCCAAAACTGGGATTATGGAATCCCCTCCATGGAGACTCGTGGGGACAGGAACGCAAGAATGTGGCTGCCCCAGAGAGACAA GAGCAGAGGAACTCAGTGGCTCACCCCTTCCCGTATCCGTCTCCCGCCTATGGCTCGCATCCACCCCCGCACCGCCTGCCGGCCATGGCTCCCAGCCCCCGCACCCCGCCAGCACACCGGCCCTCCCTTGACAGCCATGGCTGCCTGGCCCGGCCCAACGGAAGTGACCTTAGAGACAGCAGAGCCCCCCGGGTGCGTCCAGACTCCACCGCCACACCAGCAACTGTTGCCTGCGTGCCTTACGCCCCGCGCCCAACCCCGGGAgggccctccaccaccaccatcaccagcaAGACCACCTCGCGGGGGCAATCAAACCCTGACAGCCTT GCTTCCGACCATTACCAGACGCCGGCATTGGAGCCACCCAGTCTGGCCCAGGAGAACAGTGGGCGCAAACCACCCTTGCTGCCACCGCCCCGGCCAAGCCTTGCCCCCCGCAACCTGCCCTGTTCTCGCATGCCACCTCCTCTGGCCATCATCAGGGGGCCCCCACCAGTGGTTGCACGACCCCCCGCAGCCCCACAGTGCCCTCCCCCACCactgccgccaccgccgcctcctcctcctcctcccccaccgcCTCCATTGTCCTGGCTGAAGGGCTCAGCGttcagcagcaaagcaggagaaGGGGAAGCCAGCGGGGACCCTCTGGGTGATATTTTGTTTGGATGCAGGGAACCTCCTCAGGGGCAGCCTTCTCCTCTTGGGGCTTGTGACTCGGGGCACAGCTTCCAGGATTCCAGTACCAGCAGTCAGAACAGGCCCTTCTCTCATCCTGGAGAAGGGGCTGAGGAGAAACCGAGCCCCCAAAGATCAACCAGCCCCGAGCCCTCGCCAGCCTCTGAATTCTGGCTGTCGGAAAATAGTAGCCAGGACGAGAAGGGTTCCGGTGGCACCAGGGCCCTGGCCCCGAGCCCCACGATTACCTCAGGAACCTTCAGGTCTGCAGAGAGCCCCCCTCAGCCACCAGTGCTGCCCCCACCACCCCCGCAGCTGCCCCGGGCCTCCTATCCAAAGACGCCAGACCCATCAGCGGTACCCTCTGCTGTGGAGGCTGCAGCTGACCGCCTCTTCGGCTTTGCCAGCCCACAGCTGGAGGATCAGTTTGAGGAGCCCCCCGAGTTCTCCAAGATTCTGCCAGATGGCCTCGCGAATATCATGAAGATGTTGGACGAGTCGATCCTGCGCGAGGAGGAGGAGCGTGAAGAaagcttccctccacccccaccGCCCGCCCCACTCCTCCCTAGCCCCCCACCTTTGGCAAGGCCAAAACCACCAACCCCGTCCACCGCTTCGTTTGATTATACCAAGCCCCCTGGGCAGGATCCACCGGAGCCACCTTGCCTGTACCGTTACGGCAAGCGAGACGGGGAGGAGCGGCCACCGGCGTCTACCGTGGCGGGGGCAAGCAAGTTTCCCCAGCACAGCACGGCGTCTCTGTTGAAGTCTCTGGCTGACGTGCTCGAGGGGCAGAAACACTCCCATCGGCCAAAACCGCTGACTCCCCCAGGTGCTAAGAGTGTTCCTCCGGCAGGTGCCAGCCAGGGTGCTGCACCCCATTTCTCTACCTCAAGCCAAGGCTGGGTTGGAGGAGCAGGAACAATGGGGGGACGAGCAGCCACTCCTCCACCACCGCCCACGCCCCGGCCCATTAAGACGGAATCGGAGGTACTAGAAGAAATCAGCCGTGCGTGCGAGACGTTGGTGGAGCGAGCAGAGCGGGAGAAGAGTCCCCCTCCGCCTGCCACGCCACCTCCGCCAccacctccccctcctctttcagctcctacgccgccgccaccacctgcTCTGGCTCCAGCTCCACGCCCCAAGGATGAGTCCCGGAAACGGGATAGGGAGCACCGGCGCCACCGCCGATCCAGCAAGGACGGGTCACGGCGGCACCGGGAGGGCAAGGCCCACAAAGAGAAAAACCGGCAAATTCTGGGCAGCTTGGACGTGCAGAGCTCTGAGAGCCAGGCGCGGGAGAATGGGGCCAAGCCACCGCCGCCGCCCCTACCACCACCCCCTGCAGTCCCCCAGCCTGAGCGGCGGCTTCCCATCAAGAAAGAAGAAGGGGCCGTCAGCACCGGCTCCACCGTTGTGTGCTCGGCTGACCTCCTCAAGTTGCGCTCCTTCACGGAAGGGCCCCCAAAGGAGCTGAAGATCCGCCTGATCAAGGTGGAGAGCGGAGATAAGGAGACCTTCATCGCCTCTGAGGTAGAGGAGCGGCGCATTCCCTTGAGCGAACTCACCATCAACCATTCGGCCACGGAAGTAGTGCGGGCCAGCAA GCACGCCAAGGTGAAAGGGAAGTTCAAGGAATCTTACCTGTTGGCCAGCCACTCTGTCAAGCCTCAGATCAACATGGGCGAAAAGCTCCCGCGGGATAAACTCAACCCTCCGACCCCAAGCATATAC TTGGAGAGCAAGCGGGATGCTTTCTCTCCCGTCCTCCTCCAGTTCTGCACTGACCCCAAGAACCCCATAACCGTCATCCGGGGCTTGGCAGGATCACTGCGCCTAA acCTAGGCCTGTTCAGCACAAAGACATTGGTGGAGGCCAGCGGGGAGCACGCTGTGGAAGTCCGGACGCAAGTGCAGCAGCCCTCGGACGAAAATTGGGACCTGTCGGGGACAAAGCAAATTTGGCCATGTGAGAGCAGTCGTTCGCATACCACCATCGCCAAATACGCCCAGTACCAGGCGGCCTCCTTCCAGGAGTCTCTTCAG GAAGACAAGGAGACAGACGATGAGGAAACAGATGAGCCTGATAGCACCACGGAGACGCCCCCGAG caaccctgacCAGAAACCGCACCAGATTATCAAGTTTGGGACCAATATTGACCTCTCGGATGCCAAGCG GTGGAAACCACAGCTGCAGGAATTGCTGAAGCTGCCGGCTTTTATGCGGGTCACGTCAACGGGGAACATGCTGAGTCATGTGGGACACACTATCCTGGGCATGAATACCGTGCAGCTCTATATGAAAGTGCCCGGCAGCCGCACGCCAG GCCACCAGGAGAACAATAACTTCTGCTCCGTGAATATCAACATTGGGCCGGGTGACTGTGAATGGTTTGCTGTCCATGAGCATTATTGGCAGAGCATCAGTGCCTTCTGTGACAG GCATGGTGTGGACTACCTGACTGGCTCTTGGTGGCCCATCCTAGAAGACCTTTACCAGTCCAACATCCCTGTCTACCGCTTCATCCAGCGCCCTGGAGACCTTGTGTGGATTAACGCGGGGACAGTGCACTGGGTTCAAGCCACTGGGTGGTGCAATAACATCGCGTGGAATGTTGGCCCATTGACGG